The Planctomycetota bacterium DNA window AGAACTACATACCAGAGATTGATTTGTGTCTTGCGTTCCATGACGGATTCCCCATGGGGCCTCGCGGCCGGACCTGAAATGAAAGGCAAAACCCGCTTTGATATAGTCCTCCAGTCGCCGGTTCAATATTCAACGGTCAGGTTAAGCAAGGGGGCTTGACAAGCGGGAAATCGCGCCCAAATCGGCACTTGCGGGATGCCACTGACGGGTCCCGGGGCAAGAAATGGCAAGTCCGACCGGCAGGGTTGGGCGCCGGCACGTCGCTTCGCGACGGAAGGATGTGCGCCTAGTCATTGATTGTCGCTCGGCTCGGTTGTAGCTGGGCCGCGTCGAACAAAGTCGGGCCTTGTCCATCTCTTGCTCTTCCTCCCGGCCCGGCAGGACACCCCCGCACCTTGAGGGTCCACAATCGCCAGCGAGCGATCGCGCGCATGCGCTTGCGCGTGCAGAAGCGATGCGCGGTTGGCCGAGAGGGATTGTGAACGAAGGAGGAAGAGCAATGCAGCTGACACAGATGGGCCGCACCGGCTGGGATCCCTTCGCCGAGATGCGGCAGCTTCAAGCCGAAATGAACCGGCTCTTCGACAACGCCGGGGTGTTTCCCGCGGCGCAGGCCTATCCGCCGGTCAATCTCTGGATCGGAGACAACAGCGTGGTCGTGACGGCGGAGCTGCCGGGCCTCTCCGCCGAGGACGTGGAGCTCACCATCCGCGAGGACACGCTCACCATAAGCGGCGAGCGGCGCTTGGCGGAAGAAGCCGAACACGCTGGCTGGCATCGTCGCGAACGACCCTATGGCACCTTTTCGCGCACGATGGGCCTGCCGTTCCGGGTCGATCCGGACCAGGTCCAGGCGAAGTTCGACAACGGTGTGCTCGAGGTTGAGATGCAGCGCCCCGAGGCGGACCGTCCGCGCAAGATCGCGATCAACGGAAAGTAATGGCTACGGAAAGGAGGCAACCATGGCCCAGGAAATGACGACCACGGCGAAACGCGAGGTCACGCCCGCAGAGCAGGGAGAGGTGACCCGCTCCGCGGTGGTCTACAGGCCCGATACCGACATCTACGAGACCGAGGACCATGTGGTCGTCGTCGCGGACATGCCGGGCGTCCCGCCCGCGGACGTTGACGTCAACCTGGAACGCCGCGTCCTGACTATCCGCGGTCATGTCCGTCGGCAGGCGCACGACGGTTATCGGCGCGTGCATGCCGAGTACGGCGAAGGCAATTACGAGCGCGTCTTCACCCTCTCCGAGGAGATCGACCGCGACCGTATCGAGGCCAGTCACAAGAATGGCGTTCTGACGCTGAAGATGCCGAAGGCGGAGTCGGCCAAGACCCGGAAGATCACGGTCAAGGCCCCCTGACACCGTCGGCGTCGAGCAAGCAAGAGAAGGAGGTTGAAATGCAGATCAGTGATCTCATTCCCTGGGGCCGCGACCGCAATGAGGTCGCGCGGCAGCAAGGAGACGGCGACAATCCGCTGTTGAACCTGCAGCGGGATATCAACCGCGTCTTCGACGACTTCTGGAGCCGGTTCGACCGTTCCGTCGGCGTTTCCAACGGGCTGCTGTCGGTGACGGGCCCGCGCACCGACGTGACCGAGACCGACGAGGCTGTCGATGTCTCCGTCGAGCTCCCGGGTATGGACGAGAAGGATATCGATGTCAGCCTGAGCGATGACGTTCTCACCATCCGGGGCGAGAAGAAGGCGGAGCGGGAGGAGAAGAAGAAGGGCTATTACCTCGCTGAACGCAGCTACGGTTCGTTCTACCGGAGCATCCCCCTTCCGCCGGGCGTCGATTCCGGGAAGGCAGAAGCGCAGTTCAAGAAGGGCGTTCTGACGGTGACGCTGCCGAAGACGCCGGAGGCGCAGGCGAAGGTTCGGAAGATCGAGGTGAAGGCGTCGTGAAGCGGTGCACGGCCTGACGGCCCAAGGGCCGTCAGGCCCCTGTGCCCATGCTCCGCGGGTAGTCCGACCACGCCAGGACAGCGAGGTGGGACGGCCGATGCGAGACCATGGAGGCCGTGATGTGCAAACCGGAGGAACCACAAGACAAACTGAATGCACCTCACCAGACGCAGCGCGAAGGGACGGTTTCGACGGGAAGAAAGGCGGCCGATCGCCTCGCTCCCGATGAAGCCGAGCTCCGGTTCCCGGCGAGCCTCGCTGCGCGCGGCCGCGCGGCTCGGTCAGACGGCAACGCGTCGACCTCGCGTCTGGTCATCGTTTCCAACCGCGTGGCGGACCCTGACCAGGACGGGCAGGCTGGGGGCCTGGCCGTCGCACTGGACGAGATCTTCCGCGTGCGACGCGGCCTTTGGTTCGGATGGAGCGGTCAGGTTCGTCGAGACGCCGATGGCCGCCCTGCCAAGAATCGAAGGGCTGAGAATGTTGACCTCGCGACGCTCGATCTGAGGCCGCGGGAGTATCAGGACTGCTATCTCGGCTACGCCAACCGCTGCCTGTGGCCGATCCTTCACTATCGGACCGACCTGGTCGAGTTCCGGCACAGCTATGCCGAGGCCTACCAAGCCGTCAACCGGCGATTCGCGGAGGCTCTGGTCCCGTTGCTGCGAGAAGACGACCTCATCTGGGTCCACGACTATCACTTGATTCCGCTGGCGCGCGAGCTGCGCCGCTTGGGATGCCGGCACCGGATCGGCTTCTTCCTTCACGTTCCCTTCCCGCCGAAGGAAGTGTTCTCTTCTCTGCCCGGGTATGATGAGATTCTCAGCGCGCTCGTCGCCTACGATCTCCTCGGCTTCCAGACGGAGACGGACAAGGCGTGTTTCCTTTCAACCATGGAAAGCCTGGCGGGTGCGCGTCAAGACGGGCACGGCCAGATCGACGCGTTCGGCCAATCTGTCCAAGTCGGCGTCTTTCCGGTCGGCATCGACGTCGATGGTTTTGCCGAGCTGGCGACTTCACCGAAAGCGCGCCACCACGTGGAAAGGCTGACGGGCGCGCTGCAGGATCGCGACCTCATCATCGGGGTCGACCGCCTCGACTACACGAAAGGCTTGTCGCATCGCTTCGCCGCCTACCGAAGCCTTCTCGAGTGCGTTCCCGAGTGGCGAAACAAAGTATCGTTCTTGCAGATCGCGCCTTTGAGCCGCCAAGAGCTCGGCCCGTACGCCATCACGCGTGAGGAGCTGGACCGGCTCAGCGGCGAGATCAACGGGGTTTTCGCCGACCTCGACTGGACACCAATCCGCTACCACGTGAAGCCGCTCGCGCGATCCACGCTCGCGGCGTTGTTTCGTGCCAGCCGGGTCGGCCTCGTCACACCCTTGCGCGATGGGATGAATCTGGTCGCCAAGGAGTTCGTCGCCGCACAAGATCCGGCCGATCCCGGTGTCCTCGTCCTCTCGCGCTTTGCTGGCGCGGCTGAGGGGATGAAGGAAACGCTCATCGTCAACCCGCACGACGTGGACGGCACCGCCGACGCGATCAGCCAGGCCCTGACCATGCCGCTCGACGAGCGCCTGGCTCGGCATGACGCCCTGCTGCAGAGACTCCGGAAACAGGATGCGCAAGCCTGGCACCGCGCGTTCATAGACCGGCTCGCTGCCGGGAAGCCGGCATCTTCGGCCTTTCCCTTGGAAGCCGATGCCCCGGCGCCGATCACGGCAGCGCTCTGCAGCGGCTCGCAACCGACTTTTCATCGCGACAGGGAGACATCTTCCAATGACCAGCTCTTAGACCAGGAGTACGAAGCATGACGAGAGCCAGCTCATCGATTCTCAAGGCGATAATTATTGTGGTCGCGCTTGCCATGCCGTGGCGCGCGGACGCTGGCGCGCCGCTCGCGGGAGAAGGCGATGGCCGCGGTATCCCCACCGTTGCGCCGTTGCTGGAGAAAGTAACGCCCGCCGTGGTGAACATCTCGGTCGTTTCCGAGCGGCCGATAGAAAACAATCCTCTGTACCAGGACCCTTTCTTTCGGCGCTTTTTCAATTTGCCTGATGAACA harbors:
- a CDS encoding Hsp20 family protein; its protein translation is MGRTGWDPFAEMRQLQAEMNRLFDNAGVFPAAQAYPPVNLWIGDNSVVVTAELPGLSAEDVELTIREDTLTISGERRLAEEAEHAGWHRRERPYGTFSRTMGLPFRVDPDQVQAKFDNGVLEVEMQRPEADRPRKIAINGK
- a CDS encoding Hsp20 family protein — translated: MTTTAKREVTPAEQGEVTRSAVVYRPDTDIYETEDHVVVVADMPGVPPADVDVNLERRVLTIRGHVRRQAHDGYRRVHAEYGEGNYERVFTLSEEIDRDRIEASHKNGVLTLKMPKAESAKTRKITVKAP
- a CDS encoding Hsp20 family protein yields the protein MQISDLIPWGRDRNEVARQQGDGDNPLLNLQRDINRVFDDFWSRFDRSVGVSNGLLSVTGPRTDVTETDEAVDVSVELPGMDEKDIDVSLSDDVLTIRGEKKAEREEKKKGYYLAERSYGSFYRSIPLPPGVDSGKAEAQFKKGVLTVTLPKTPEAQAKVRKIEVKAS
- a CDS encoding alpha,alpha-trehalose-phosphate synthase, whose protein sequence is MCKPEEPQDKLNAPHQTQREGTVSTGRKAADRLAPDEAELRFPASLAARGRAARSDGNASTSRLVIVSNRVADPDQDGQAGGLAVALDEIFRVRRGLWFGWSGQVRRDADGRPAKNRRAENVDLATLDLRPREYQDCYLGYANRCLWPILHYRTDLVEFRHSYAEAYQAVNRRFAEALVPLLREDDLIWVHDYHLIPLARELRRLGCRHRIGFFLHVPFPPKEVFSSLPGYDEILSALVAYDLLGFQTETDKACFLSTMESLAGARQDGHGQIDAFGQSVQVGVFPVGIDVDGFAELATSPKARHHVERLTGALQDRDLIIGVDRLDYTKGLSHRFAAYRSLLECVPEWRNKVSFLQIAPLSRQELGPYAITREELDRLSGEINGVFADLDWTPIRYHVKPLARSTLAALFRASRVGLVTPLRDGMNLVAKEFVAAQDPADPGVLVLSRFAGAAEGMKETLIVNPHDVDGTADAISQALTMPLDERLARHDALLQRLRKQDAQAWHRAFIDRLAAGKPASSAFPLEADAPAPITAALCSGSQPTFHRDRETSSNDQLLDQEYEA